CAGAAGTCAACCAGAATCGGCATATTGGCTTGCAAAACGTCGCGCTCGAAAGCGGCGTCGGAGGTTTGCAAAATATTCTCGCTCATGACGCGGATGGCTCCTTACGGGTTTCGGGCTAAAAAAATTCCGGAGCGCACAAGCGGGATCACTCCCCCGTTGCACCTTCCGGAAGACGTATATAAGCTAAAGCTCAAACGGTCAAAAGTCAACCGCATCCACATGCCATGCCGGCAGAAACGATCACAACAATCCCGGCCATGCCGACATCCCCCTTTGACAGACCACCCCGGAATGACGTATGCTTGCCTTTCTTCTTGACGATGACCGTGCGCGGTTAGCTCAGCTGGATAGAGCGTTGGCCTCCGAAGCCAAAGGTCGTTGGTTCGAATCCAATACCGCGTACCAATTCAAGCCAGAATGCACGGCCACTCTCAAAGGTGGCCGTTTTTTTGTTTCAGCCCTCCACCCCATGGTTCTGAAGCAAACTCTTGTCCAGGGAGAACCCATTCCCGATGCCGAATACCCTGGCGCGCCACAGGTACAAAACCATCCGCCCACCCCAGGATGCGTACCGATGAAATATTATTTGTGGATCCTGCATCTCTTCGCCCTGGTCATTTCTTTTCTGAGTGGCGCCGGGTACGACACCGATGCCTGGGATGTGTCGTTGAGCTTCGCGGCGATCTCCATGTTCGCGTTATGGCTCATCATGCAATTGCATTTCAGGGAAAAAAGCGCAAAAAAGAAAACTGAACCGGATCCTGTTCTTTAAAGAGGATTCCATCGGCGCCGCACAAGGACGAGACCGACGATGCGCAACACCGTACAAGAAATCATCGAAACCACATCCGGCATACACTGGGCCATTCTGGATGCCTCCGGCGTGATTGTGGCGGTCAATCCGGCCTGGCGCACCTTTTCAAACCAGAACGGAGGCTTTGGGGATTATCTCGGCTGCAACTACCTGGATATCTGTACCCGTGCGGTCAACCGCAACAGCCAGCTCTGGGAGGCCAGCATCATGGCCCGGTCACTGCGGGAATGTCTCGACGGTCGGCAACATCAGCCCCAGACTCTCTCTTATTCCTGCCACGCCCCCCGGGAACACCGTTGGTTCGAAGCCACCCTGCAACCGTGTGACTGGGAAAATCAAAAACATCTGCTGGTGATCCACCGCAACATCACCAGTCACAAAATGTTGGAAATCTCCCGGGAGCGGGCCATGGGCATGATGTTGCACGATCTGCGCAATCATGTCGGCAACAGCCACAACATGTGCAACCTGCTGCTGACTCTGGAATCCCGGGAAGAACAACACGAACTGCTGCGTCTGTGCGCGGAATCCACCCGACGCGCACTGGACATCATCACCACCAATACCCGTTTTGCCGCGCTGGAACGGGGCGCCCTGCTCATCGAACCGGAAGAACTGGATCTGATCGCCATGATCGCCCTGTGGAACCGGCAACAAAAAGAACAGCTCAACCACCGCCACCAACAGTTGGAGGTCACCTCCGCGATCA
Above is a genomic segment from Magnetococcales bacterium containing:
- a CDS encoding HAMP domain-containing histidine kinase, translated to MRNTVQEIIETTSGIHWAILDASGVIVAVNPAWRTFSNQNGGFGDYLGCNYLDICTRAVNRNSQLWEASIMARSLRECLDGRQHQPQTLSYSCHAPREHRWFEATLQPCDWENQKHLLVIHRNITSHKMLEISRERAMGMMLHDLRNHVGNSHNMCNLLLTLESREEQHELLRLCAESTRRALDIITTNTRFAALERGALLIEPEELDLIAMIALWNRQQKEQLNHRHQQLEVTSAITVTPPSPKPRGERHLIQSMLDNLLNNAMEAAPNGSVIRVRLTIDPTGIHLIIRNPGAVPILIRSTFFDKYVTWGKPSGTGLGTYSARLIVEAHRGTIRMTTPDEESTEIHVQLPHLD